A genomic segment from Vicinamibacterales bacterium encodes:
- a CDS encoding tetratricopeptide repeat protein, with the protein MQDVVVFGFGPFRLDPDTRQLSREGRPLRLTSRMFELLLFFVQNGGRPIRKDELMDAVWSDSPVEESNLPVTVSALRKVLGERRGQHQYLLTLPRYGYRFTPRVEWHRPAAEGPVAAAPPRQAFGTAKAQAVVVLPFRAPGGDETVAAIGQGLANAVASGLTRRGRTVFRPGADPLTAPPDLERLRQMGRRFGAPAVLDGSIFRSGNRVRVAVELVRVRDAAVLWAERFDETLGDPFAVEDAIGGRVIEALLLRLSGDHHPRGLDGDTRSVAAHQAYLKGRYFWERRTEASLRQGITCFEEAAAHDPAFASAHLGVADCYFLLSYYGAIPPAEGYPKVRASAQKALEIEPSLGIAHTSLGCVSLFYDWNAKAALHAFQRALALNPEHARTHLWYSEYLRVSGRFDEAIAAMERARALDPLSLVVNTSLGLVLFYARRFDAAVAQARKTLEMDPYFGIAHWVLGLALEQQHDYEAAITEFRTALGLSGRSTLMLATLGHACARARHRADAQHVLDELRRLATRRHVSPYALAVVHGGLEKKDAALACLEQAVAERTSWLCYAAVNPVLDTLRGDPRFEALVLQIGL; encoded by the coding sequence ATGCAGGATGTCGTCGTCTTTGGCTTCGGCCCGTTCCGGCTCGACCCGGACACGCGCCAGTTGTCCCGCGAGGGCCGGCCACTGCGGCTGACGTCGCGGATGTTCGAGTTGCTGCTCTTCTTCGTGCAGAACGGCGGCCGGCCGATCCGCAAGGACGAGTTGATGGATGCCGTCTGGTCGGACAGCCCGGTGGAGGAGAGCAACCTGCCGGTGACCGTGTCCGCCCTTCGCAAGGTCCTCGGGGAGCGGCGCGGGCAACACCAGTATCTGCTCACGCTGCCGCGCTATGGCTACCGCTTCACGCCGCGCGTCGAGTGGCATCGCCCGGCGGCCGAGGGACCCGTGGCCGCGGCGCCGCCCCGCCAGGCGTTCGGTACGGCAAAGGCGCAGGCGGTCGTGGTGCTGCCATTCCGCGCGCCCGGGGGCGACGAGACGGTCGCGGCCATCGGCCAGGGCCTGGCGAACGCGGTGGCGAGCGGATTGACTAGGCGCGGCCGCACCGTGTTCCGCCCGGGCGCAGACCCCCTGACCGCGCCGCCGGATCTCGAGCGCCTCCGCCAGATGGGACGCCGATTCGGCGCACCGGCGGTTCTCGACGGCTCGATCTTCCGGTCGGGCAACCGGGTGCGCGTCGCCGTCGAACTCGTCCGGGTTCGCGACGCGGCCGTATTGTGGGCGGAACGGTTTGACGAGACGCTCGGCGACCCATTCGCCGTAGAGGATGCCATCGGCGGCCGCGTCATCGAGGCGCTGCTCTTGCGGCTGTCGGGTGATCACCACCCGCGGGGCCTCGACGGTGATACGCGAAGCGTCGCGGCGCACCAGGCGTATCTGAAGGGGCGATACTTCTGGGAACGCCGGACGGAGGCGAGCCTGCGCCAGGGGATCACCTGCTTCGAGGAAGCGGCCGCCCACGACCCCGCATTCGCGTCGGCGCACCTCGGTGTAGCCGACTGCTACTTCCTGCTCAGCTACTACGGCGCGATCCCTCCGGCCGAGGGCTACCCGAAGGTCAGGGCCTCGGCGCAGAAGGCGCTCGAGATCGAACCCTCGCTCGGCATCGCCCACACCTCGCTCGGATGTGTCAGCCTGTTCTACGACTGGAACGCCAAGGCGGCGCTGCATGCGTTCCAACGTGCCCTGGCCCTGAACCCGGAGCACGCTCGCACCCATCTCTGGTATTCCGAGTATCTGCGCGTGTCGGGCCGGTTCGACGAAGCGATCGCCGCGATGGAGCGCGCGCGGGCGCTCGACCCGCTGTCGCTGGTGGTGAACACGAGCCTCGGTCTCGTGCTCTTCTACGCCCGGCGCTTCGACGCTGCCGTGGCGCAGGCGCGCAAGACGCTCGAGATGGATCCGTATTTCGGCATCGCACATTGGGTGCTCGGCCTCGCCCTCGAGCAGCAGCACGACTACGAGGCGGCGATCACCGAGTTCCGGACGGCGTTGGGCCTATCCGGGCGCAGCACGTTGATGCTGGCCACTCTCGGGCACGCCTGCGCCAGGGCGCGGCACCGCGCCGATGCCCAGCACGTGCTCGACGAACTCCGTCGTCTCGCCACGCGGCGCCACGTCTCCCCGTACGCGCTGGCCGTCGTCCATGGCGGCCTCGAGAAGAAGGACGCCGCCCTCGCGTGCCTCGAGCAGGCCGTTGCCGAGCGCACCAGCTGGCTGTGCTACGCCGCCGTCAATCCGGTCCTCGACACGTTGAGAGGCGATCCCCGCTTCGAGGCGCTCGTGCTCCAGATCGGACTCTAA